A region of the Yarrowia lipolytica chromosome 1C, complete sequence genome:
TAGACCCGGCAATAGCTGTGGGCGTCGAACGTTAGTATAGGCGCCAACATCCTTAGTCACCTCGGAAAAGCATGACGTTTTGAACGACCATAAAATACCGTACTCGTAGACTGTTGGCACGCCCTTCTTTCATCATGATGGCACCCAAAATATCCTCACTCCAACCTCCTCACCTCCACTACCTGCAACCCCCACTGCTGATCGTGTGACAAGTGAAACACCCCTGAAGCGTGTGTTATGATATGACCTGAAACAGCGGGTAGCTAACCGTATTGGACGGctagtacttgtacatgaGACCCAAATCAGAACCAAACCTACCAGACGCCTCAACCGGATACTTATGACCACCCTTGCCATCTGACCACACCAATACGGGTGTGGCAGAGAGAATACGGCTACGGCTACGGCTACGCAGAGGGGACACTGcacatacaagtacatactctactgtacatacatattGTGGGTACAGTCCTACTGCAGTATTTTCTGTACCCTAACGTGATACCATTGCAACGACAACCAGAGAAGAGCCCAGGAAGAGTCATCTCCAGACTCTTGATCATCACCAGTAATCCATCTATCTACACACATCCAGTCCAAAATCTATTATGCTAAGAAAATCAATCAATGCTTCATGCGAAATCTAAATCCGGGCACACCCAGGTATGTAGTACTGTGTGGTACAAACAGCAGTGCACCCatgcaataaataatcAAGTCCACCATGTCCCATCCATTCCATATCCAACCTCCATCCCAAATAATACCAAATGTCCCCAAacgaagaaaaaaagaatagTGTCCTTAGCTCTCAGTCACCAAACACTCGTTGGCAACCAGCTGCACAAAGTTCTGTCGCACCAAGTAGGGCTTGTTCTCGCAGATGGTGATCTTGTTGACCCAAGACGAGTACCGCTGGAACCGCTTCAGGCACCGAGTCGCATACTTGAGCTCGGCCTGCTCGCTCATCTGCTCCACCTCGGGGTCCCATCGTTCCTTGCAGGTCTGCTCGTGGGAAGACCGGCTCATGGTGGTGGCCGAAGAGGTGGCAGAGTCCATGTCCGACGAGAAAGAGTCCGTAGAGTGCACACTCATGTCGTCAGACATGTGCGAGTGCGTGGATGCGTTGGAATGCGAGTatgcaggagaaggaggagagagaggagagtCCAGAGGAGGGGTCGCGGGCACAAAGGCGTTGCCTCGGTTGGCCGGCACCCGCTCAGTGCTAGATCGATCGGCGCTAGCTCGATCTCCACCGGCTCTGTCGCTGCTTCCGCGATCGGCGCTGCCTCGTCGGTCAGCGCCCTCAGAGGTGCTGTTGCCTCGAGGACGCCGCAAGTTGGCTAGCAGTCTGAATGCCGCAATGGAAGACGTGCTCTTAGACCGCGATCGGGTCTCCTGGTTCGAAGGGCTAGGCACAGGAGCCACAGTGGAGTAGGCCCGCTGCCGCTGCGAAACGTTGCCGGCGGTACTTCGATCTCGACGCCGACGCGGTAGAGACCGCACCTTGGGCAGCTCCCGGTGTTCCAGAGGGAGAGCCAGATCGATTCCGCTCTGGATAGCGTTGGCCCACTCGATGCAGTCATGGGGCGATCCAAAGTGGATGAGGAACTGCATGGACTCAGCACGCACTCGCAGGCAGTTGGCTCGCTTGGTGTAGTCGGCAGCGTGGCCGCACACGGCGTACTGGAGAGTGAATGCGAGTGGGGTCTGGGGGATCTCGACAATCTGCTGCGAGCTGTTGCTACCGTTGTCCTGCTTGAGAACCTGCTTGAGGTTGGAAATGGAGGGCTTGAGGGAGATGGACTTGGTTCGAGGTCGGGGAATCTCATTGTTGGCGATCACgagtcgctgctgctccttcttaAGGGTGGGCTTGGCAATCATGAAGGGCTCGTCCAGAGGCTTGAGCTCCAGACAGGTAGAGTTGAGAGTCACGAGGCACACGACCCACGCCCGCTGGGACGATGACGTGAACGGCGAGGTGAACTCGAACTTGACCGGCACCCGGGCCTGTAGGAAGAGCGCGGTCGAGTACTGTGGGAGGATGTAGTCTGCGGCGTCGATGGGGGGACTCTGGCCGAGTTGCGACTCCAGGGCGTTGTCGTCcaggttgaggttgagagaTGCGAGGGCTTTAGTGGGCGGCGGCATATCCATGGGTTTTGTGTTGGTTATTgctgtggtggtgtcgTTTGTGTCGAATGCGATGGATGTGGGGTCGAACGAGACTTCTTTGTCGAATGAGACCTTGTCGAAGGCCAGCGACACTTCTTGTTCGAACGAGACTTCTTTGAATCCGGCCGGCTGAGCCGATTGTGCGAGAGTCATGGTGCGTGGAGAGAAGACTGTGGCGGTAATTAAGCTGTGTGCAGTCGCGGTAATTGTCGCGGTAATCGTCGATAAGTCGTCGCGAAATCGTCCGTGTCGTTACGCTGCAATCGGTGTTCCG
Encoded here:
- a CDS encoding uncharacterized protein (Compare to YALI0C13420g, similar to Saccharomyces cerevisiae YHR131C and YNL144C; ancestral locus Anc_2.113, weakly similar to uniprot|P38835 Saccharomyces cerevisiae YHR131c), which translates into the protein MTLAQSAQPAGFKEVSFEQEVSLAFDKVSFDKEVSFDPTSIAFDTNDTTTAITNTKPMDMPPPTKALASLNLNLDDNALESQLGQSPPIDAADYILPQYSTALFLQARVPVKFEFTSPFTSSSQRAWVVCLVTLNSTCLELKPLDEPFMIAKPTLKKEQQRLVIANNEIPRPRTKSISLKPSISNLKQVLKQDNGSNSSQQIVEIPQTPLAFTLQYAVCGHAADYTKRANCLRVRAESMQFLIHFGSPHDCIEWANAIQSGIDLALPLEHRELPKVRSLPRRRRDRSTAGNVSQRQRAYSTVAPVPSPSNQETRSRSKSTSSIAAFRLLANLRRPRGNSTSEGADRRGSADRGSSDRAGGDRASADRSSTERVPANRGNAFVPATPPLDSPLSPPSPAYSHSNASTHSHMSDDMSVHSTDSFSSDMDSATSSATTMSRSSHEQTCKERWDPEVEQMSEQAELKYATRCLKRFQRYSSWVNKITICENKPYLVRQNFVQLVANECLVTES